A genome region from Triticum aestivum cultivar Chinese Spring chromosome 2B, IWGSC CS RefSeq v2.1, whole genome shotgun sequence includes the following:
- the LOC123046544 gene encoding leucine-rich repeat extensin-like protein 3 codes for MKKKKPVLFLALDALLVAALLLPGQCQGSQGANLTVTGTVFCDACSSSSFSNHSYFLPDVKVRIDCAIRVSSASKEEIKITAEKTTDSHGAYRLDIPAVAGLGCTTGGEAASFCRAAVLDNPSPLCDVPAVTTTAGHISFSAQDPDACLYNLNSLYYRPGKKAGQCDGAGASTPAAALNTSLFYCPHWPWPPIPFCTPRPWFPPIPFFTPPPPAFPFPLPPFPFFTPPSPPPPAFPFPLPPWPWTPPASPPPPSFQFPHLPPIFSAPSSPPPPPPPPAFPFPLPPFPQLPPFPHFPPLPSLYSPPPPPPPPPPPSFPWPFPPLPFLPPTASPSVPSPPPSRHYRKDPSTWSSSKTQP; via the exons atgaagaagaagaagccagtgcTGTTTCTTGCGTTGGACGCGCTACTAGTCGCTGCTCTGCTTCTTCCCGGCCAGTGCCAGGGGTCTCAAGGAGCCAACCTCACGGTGACCGGCACCGTGTTCTGCGACGCctgctcctccagctccttctccAACCACAGCTACTTCCTGCCAG ATGTGAAGGTGAGAATCGACTGCGCGATCAGAGTGAGCTCGGCTTCCAAGGAGGAGATCAAGATCACGGCCGAGAAGACCACCGACAGCCACGGCGCCTACCGGCTCGACATCCCGGCGGTCGCCGGCCTCGGGTGCACCACCGGCGGCGAGGCCGCGTCCTTCTGCCGGGCCGCCGTGCTGGACAACCCCTCGCCGCTCTGCGACGTGCCGGCCGTGACCACCACCGCCGGCCACATCTCCTTCTCGGCCCAGGACCCCGACGCGTGCCTCTACAACCTCAACTCCCTCTACTACCGCCCCGGCAAGAAGGCGGGCCAGTGCGACGGCGCGGGGGCCTCGACGCCGGCGGCCGCGCTGAACACGTCGCTCTTCTACTGCCCGCACTGGCCGTGGCCGCCCATCCCGTTCTGCACGCCCCGCCCCTGGTTCCCGCCCATACCGTtcttcacgccgccgccgccggcgttcCCCTTTCCTCTCCCGCCATTCCCGTTCTTCACGCCACCGTCACCGCCACCGCCGGCTTTCCCTTTCCCTTTGCCGCCCTGGCCGTGGACGCCACCGGCGTCTCCACCGCCACCATCGTTCCAGTTCCCTCATCTGCCGCCGATTTTCTCGGCACCAtcttcgccgccgcccccgccgccgccgcctgcattCCCGTTCCCTTTGCCGCCGTTTCCACAGCTACCTCCTTTTCCGCATTTTCCGCCTCTGCCATCGTTGTATtcgccaccgcctcctccgccaCCCCCTCCGCCGCCTTCCTTTCCTTGGCCTTTCCCGCCATTGCCATTCTTGCCTCCAACCGCAAGCCCTTCGGTCCCATCTCCTCCACCTTCAAGGCATTACCGGAAAGATCCGAGcacctggtcctcttccaaaaccCAACCATAA
- the LOC123046543 gene encoding pectin acetylesterase 7 has product MAFGLPRAAAAVVTLVLGLAAASAVADDVEMVFLKSAVAKGAVCLDGSAPVYHFSPGSGSGANNWIVHMEGGGWCKTPEECVIRKGNFRGSSKFMKPLSFSGILGGSQQFNPDFYNWNRVKVRYCDGSSFTGDVEEVDPKTNLHFRGARVWDAIIEDLLNKGMSKAKNAILSGCSAGGLSAILHCDKFKDLLPPSAFVKCVSDAGYFIDGTDITGNKFVRTSFKSVATLHGSIKNLPSSCTSRVSPELCFFPQHVLPTMKTPLFILNAAYDSWQIRNILVPSAADKKKEWAKCKVDIKGCSSSQLVTLQHFRDEFLSALPKPEQSPKIGMFIDSCFAHCQSGAQDSWNADSSPSIQKMRIGKAVGDWYFDRAVSQRVDCPYPCNPSCIDNEDD; this is encoded by the exons ATGGCATTTGGGCTGCCCCGcgccgcggcggcggtggtgacgCTGGTGCTCGGCCTCGCCGCGGCGTCGGCCGTGGCGGACGACGTGGAGATGGTGTTCCTGAAAAGCGCGGTGGCCAAAGGAGCAG TGTGCCTGGATGGGAGCGCCCCGGTGTACCACTTCTCCCCGGGCTCCGGCTCCGGCGCCAACAACTGGATTGTTCACATGGAG GGAGGAGGGTGGTGCAAGACCCCTGAGGAGTGTGTGATCCGGAAGGGCAACTTCAGGGGCTCCTCCAAGTTCATGAAGCCACTCTCCTTCTCAGGAATCCTAGGAGGCAGCCAGCAATTCAATCCCG ATTTCTACAACTGGAACAGAGTCAAGGTCAGATACTGCGACGGCTCGTCGTTTACCGGCGATGTTGAAGAAGTGGACCCT AAGACGAACCTGCACTTCAGAGGGGCCAGAGTTTGGGACGCCATCATCGAAGATCTGCTTAACAAGGGGATGAGCAAAGCAAAGAAT GCTATTCTTTCTGGATGCTCAGCCGGAGGTCTATCGGCAATACTGCATTGTGACAAATTCAAAGACCTCCTTCCACCGTCGGCATTCGTAAAATGCGTTTCTGATGCCGGTTATTTTATTGATGG GACGGATATTACCGGCAACAAGTTTGTCAGAACATCCTTTAAGAGCGTTGCAACCCTACAT GGATCGATTAAAAATTTGCCATCTTCATGTACCTCGAGGGTATCACCTGAGCTG TGCTTCTTCCCGCAGCATGTCCTCCCAACAATGAAAACGCCGCTATTCATACTTAATGCGGCGTATGATTCATGGCAG ATCAGGAACATCCTGGTGCCTAGCGCCGCCGATAAGAAGAAGGAGTGGGCCAAATGCAAGGTTGACATAAAGGGCTGCTCCTCCAGCCAGCTAGTGACCTTACAAC ATTTCAGGGATGAGTTTCTGTCAGCGCTCCCTAAACCGGAGCAGTCTCCTAAGATAGGCATGTTCATAGACTCGTGCTTCGCTCACTGTCAATCTGGAGCCCAAGACTCGTGGAATGCCGACAGTTCCCCTTCGATTCAGAAGATG AGAATTGGCAAAGCTGTGGGGGACTGGTACTTCGACCGGGCTGTGTCTCAGCGGGTTGACTGCCCGTATCCCTGCAACCCGTCCTGCATTGACAATGAAGATGACTGA